One genomic region from Pseudorca crassidens isolate mPseCra1 chromosome 11, mPseCra1.hap1, whole genome shotgun sequence encodes:
- the ZBED4 gene encoding zinc finger BED domain-containing protein 4 produces the protein MENHQETRPEAGGDFVSDQIHFKIEEEDDDHIADHSLERMDFRNEQENRKRAGSGDERAEGREASCGCQPPGRRVSPDPEDDYGALLSQYNSTLYSVAMEAVTQSLLSGRGISSRKKSPAWKHFFISPRDSTKAICTYCMKEFSRGKNEKDLSTSCLMRHVRRAHPTVLVEENGSAPAPAPLPAPLPQLPPPPTDAGDPGTVLSPGKLVPRTASKSPSPHQVTEELGSVVSSEEAPSDVSVSERYSRDEALAGPPPQPPSLHCDEPAENGAEKNLPLPRSASGSRRRSAVWKHFYLSPLDNSKAVCIHCMNEFSRGKNGKDLGTSCLIRHMWRAHRSIVLRENGGGAGVPPPYSAPPTLLPTPPPPDGEPSPTSSSPGKPVQDSTSAPSSPDRLAEDPPAHWNLGDTQVEDAWALSSSSDVGEASWASSPEKQPGDTPSPRPLESGAVFQQNKKVMRRLKSEVWHHFSLAPTDSLKAVCRHCGCVISRGKKGDVGTSCLMRHLYRRHPEVVGNQKGFLGASLANSPYATLASAETSSSRLTDLPTMVTKNNQVMFPVNSKKTSKLWNHFSICSADPTKVVCLHCGRTISRGKKPTNLGTSCLLRHLQRFHGSVLKPDAPRTAPPSPPGARGPLSSESAGASSCDDTSEKFYDSHPVAKKITSLIAEMIALDLQPYSFVDNVGFNRLLGYLKPQYSLPPPSYFSRTAIPGMYDNVKHIIMSHLQEAESGVVHFTSGIWMSSQTREYLTLTAHWVTFESSARPHREDHHCSALLDVSQVDCDYSGGSVQKQLECWWEAWVTSTGLQVGITVTDSPSIGKALNEGARSSVQCFSHTVSLIVSEAIKSQRMVQNLLSTARKICERVHRSPRAKAKLAELQKEYELPPHHLLQDVPSKWNTSFHMLERLIEQKRAVNELSVECNFRELISCDQWEVMQSVCRALKPFDAARREMSTHESTLSQVIPMIHILNRRVEMLFEETMGIDTMLKSLREAMVSRLSATLHDPRYVLATLLDPRYKASLFSEEEAEQYKQDLIRELETLNSTSEPTPVSNGCDPGSPPRDCAGEESLWSLMAKMKKTEPRGRTKVPEDMVLAYLEEEVLEHSCDPLAYWNLKRAAWPGLSTLAVRFLGCPPSIVPSERLFSTPTENGSFGQSRLTMEHFEKLIFLKVNLPLICFQY, from the coding sequence ATGGAGAATCACCAGGAGACGCGTCCGGAAGCGGGCGGGGATTTTGTTTCtgatcaaatacattttaaaatagaagaggaagatgACGATCACATCGCTGATCACAGTTTGGAAAGAATGGACTTTAGAAATGAGCAGGAGAACAGGAAACGGGCTGGCAGCGGGGATGAACgggcagagggcagagaggcGAGCTGTGGCTGCCAGCCCCCAGGGAGGCGCGTCTCTCCTGACCCCGAGGACGACTACGGGGCCCTATTGTCACAGTATAACAGCACCCTGTACAGCGTGGCCATGGAGGCCGTGACGCAGAGCCTGCTCTCCGGCCGCGGCATCAGCTCCAGGAAGAAGTCCCCGGCTTGGAAGCATTTTTTCATCTCACCCCGGGATAGCACGAAGGCCATCTGTACGTACTGCATGAAGGAGTTCAGCAGGGGCAAGAACGAGAAGGACCTGAGCACCAGCTGTCTGATGCGGCACGTGAGGCGGGCGCACCCCACCGTTCTTGTGGAGGAAAACGGCAGCGCGCCGGCCCcggcccccctccctgcccctctgccgCAGCTCCCGCCGCCGCCCACTGATGCCGGAGACCCGGGCACCGTCCTGTCACCTGGCAAACTCGTCCCCAGAACGGCCTCTAAGAGCCCATCTCCCCATCAGGTGACAGAGGAACTTGGCTCTGTGGTTTCTTCCGAAGAGGCCCCCTCCGACGTGTCAGTCTCTGAGAGGTACAGCAGGGATGAAGCCCTGGCGGGGccgcctccccagccccccagcctccACTGCGACGAGCCTGCAGAGAACGGGGCTGAGAAAAACCTCCCCCTGCCCAGGAGCGCATCCGGGTCCAGGAGGAGGTCTGCCGTCTGGAAGCACTTCTACCTGTCGCCCCTGGACAACTCCAAGGCCGTGTGCATCCACTGCATGAACGAGTTCAGCCGGGGGAAGAACGGGAAGGACCTGGGCACCAGCTGCCTCATCAGGCACATGTGGCGGGCACACCGCTCCATCGTGCTTCGGGAAAACGGCGGGGGCGCTGGCGTGCCGCCCCCCTACTCTGCACCCCCAACCCTGCTGCCCACCCCGCCGCCGCCTGACGGAGAGCCCAGCCCCACGTCCTCGTCTCCGGGGAAGCCGGTGCAGGACTCCACCTCTGCGCCCTCCTCCCCCGACCGGCTGGCGGAAGACCCGCCAGCACACTGGAACCTCGGAGACACGCAGGTGGAAGACGCGTGGGCGTTGTCCTCCTCCTCTGACGTGGGTGAGGCCTCATGGGCGTCCTCTCCCGAGAAGCAGCCGGGCGACACGCCCAGCCCTCGCCCACTCGAGTCCGGTGCCGTGTTCCAGCAGAACAAGAAGGTCATGAGGAGGCTGAAGTCGGAAGTCTGGCATCACTTCTCGCTGGCCCCCACGGACAGCCTCAAGGCTGTGTGCAGGCACTGTGGCTGCGTCATCAGCCGGGGCAAGAAGGGTGACGTGGGCACGAGCTGTTTGATGCGGCATCTCTACAGGCGCCACCCGGAGGTCGTTGGGAACCAGAAGGGCTTTCTGGGGGCCAGCCTGGCGAATTCGCCATACGCCACCTTGGCTTCTGCAGAAACGTCCTCCTCCAGATTAACTGACCTGCCGACCATGGTCACAAAAAACAATCAAGTTATGTTTCCCGTCAACAGCAAAAAGACCTCCAAGTTGTGGAATCACTTTTCTATCTGCTCCGCAGACCCCACGAAGGTCGTGTGCTTGCACTGTGGCCGGACGATCAGCAGAGGCAAGAAGCCGACCAATCTGGGCACCAGCTGTCTCCTGAGGCACCTGCAGAGGTTCCACGGCAGCGTGCTGAAGCCCGACGCCCCCAGGACGGCGCCACCCTCCCCTCCTGGTGCCCGTGGGCCCCTGAGCTCAGAGTCGGCAGGCGCCTCCTCCTGCGATGACACCAGCGAGAAGTTTTATGATTCGCATCCAGTTGCCAAAAAAATAACAAGTCTCATTGCTGAAATGATCGCACTTGACCTCCAGCCGTACTCGTTTGTGGACAACGTTGGCTTCAACAGGCTGCTCGGATACTTGAAACCTCAGTACTCTCTGCCCCCTCCGTCCTACTTCTCCAGGACGGCCATCCCAGGTATGTACGACAATGTGAAACACATCATCATGTCACATCTCCAGGAAGCCGAGAGCGGTGTGGTCCACTTCACGTCTGGAATCTGGATGAGCAGCCAGACCCGGGAGTACCTGACCCTCACCGCCCACTGGGTCACCTTTGAGTCGTCGGCCCGACCGCACCGCGAGGACCACCACTGCTCGGCGCTGCTGGACGTGTCGCAGGTCGACTGCGACTACAGCGGCGGCAGCGTCCAGAAGCAGCTGGAGTGCTGGTGGGAGGCCTGGGTGACGTCCACTGGCCTGCAGGTGGGCATCACAGTCACCGACAGCCCCAGCATAGGGAAGGCACTGAACGAGGGGGCCCGCTCGAGCGTGCAGTGCTTCAGTCACACGGTCAGCCTCATCGTCAGCGAGGCCATCAAGAGCCAGAGGATGGTCCAGAACCTACTCAGCACCGCACGGAAAATATGCGAACGGGTCCACCGGTCGCCCCGGGCGAAAGCGAAGCTGGCAGAGCTGCAGAAGGAGTACGAGCTGCCGccccaccacctcctccaggacgTCCCGTCCAAGTGGAACACGTCGTTTCACATGCTGGAGCGGCTTATCGAGCAGAAGAGGGCGGTGAACGAGCTGTCTGTCGAGTGTAACTTCCGGGAGCTCATCAGCTGCGACCAGTGGGAGGTGATGCAGTCCGTGTGCCGTGCGCTGAAGCCCTTCGACGCCGCCAGGCGGGAGATGAGCACCCACGAGTCCACGCTCAGCCAGGTCATCCCCATGATCCACATCCTCAACAGGAGGGTGGAGATGCTGTTCGAGGAGACCATGGGCATCGACACCATGCTCAAGTCCCTCAGGGAGGCCATGGTGAGCCGCCTGTCCGCCACCCTCCACGACCCCAGGTACGTGCTGGCCACCCTGCTGGACCCGCGCTACAAAGCCTCCCTCTTCTCCGAGGAGGAGGCGGAGCAGTACAAGCAGGacttgatcagggaactagaaaCGCTGAATTCTACCTCAGAGCCCACGCCCGTCTCCAACGGATGCGACCCGGGCTCCCCACCGCGAGACTGTGCCGGCGAGGAGAGCCTGTGGTCACTCATGGCCAAGATGAAGAAGACCGAGCCCAGAGGGAGGACGAAGGTCCCGGAGGACATGGTGCTCGCGTACCTGGAGGAGGAGGTGCTGGAGCACAGCTGTGACCCGCTCGCCTACTGGAACCTGAAGAGGGCGGCCTGGCCGGGCCTCTCCACCTTGGCCGTGCGGTTTCTGGGCTGCCCCCCGAGCATTGTTCCCTCCGAGAGGCTGTTCAGCACACCCACTGAGAACGGCAGCTTTGGCCAGTCCCGGCTCACGATGGAGCATTTCGAGaaacttatttttctgaaagtGAATCTTCCCTTAATATGCTTCCAGTATTGA